A window of Sutcliffiella cohnii contains these coding sequences:
- a CDS encoding LysR family transcriptional regulator has protein sequence MEFAWLKTFVTAAEYENFKRTADVLFISQPTVTVHVKLLEKELGIKLFQREGRRVKLTEEGVRYLEHAKKLLYVYEEGLKDINSFSQGYTKKLSIAISPLIADTILPFVLKSYTKRYPDVEIDVKIAESVDIEEIVLNEEVDLGLSCLKSTNTNLHSEMLYKDEVVFVAPHDGRDFETAPPLDEEELLTNNYLLTHNHPAYWDTLSLLIKNKIPSVKMMKVSQIHITKRFISEGLGVSFLPRSTVRRELLEGRLLEVYSHSFSLPDANTYAIMKYHHEKQKEFLTFLKRYYI, from the coding sequence ATGGAGTTCGCGTGGTTAAAAACATTTGTTACGGCTGCCGAATATGAAAATTTTAAACGCACAGCTGATGTGTTATTTATTTCACAGCCTACAGTAACGGTTCATGTAAAGCTTCTAGAAAAAGAGTTAGGAATAAAACTTTTTCAAAGAGAGGGTAGGAGAGTTAAATTAACGGAAGAAGGAGTGAGGTATTTAGAACACGCAAAAAAATTGCTATATGTATATGAAGAAGGATTGAAAGATATCAATTCTTTTAGTCAAGGCTATACAAAAAAACTATCCATCGCGATTTCTCCGTTAATAGCAGATACTATTTTACCGTTTGTGTTAAAAAGTTATACGAAGCGTTATCCAGATGTAGAAATTGATGTGAAAATAGCGGAGTCCGTTGATATTGAAGAAATTGTACTTAATGAGGAGGTAGACTTAGGGCTATCTTGTTTAAAAAGTACGAATACGAACTTGCATTCGGAAATGTTATACAAGGATGAAGTTGTTTTTGTTGCTCCTCATGATGGGAGAGATTTTGAAACGGCTCCACCGTTAGATGAAGAGGAACTACTAACAAATAACTATCTTCTTACTCATAACCATCCAGCATACTGGGACACCTTAAGTTTATTGATAAAAAATAAAATACCAAGTGTAAAAATGATGAAGGTATCGCAAATCCATATAACGAAAAGGTTTATTAGTGAAGGGCTAGGTGTATCCTTTCTTCCAAGATCAACAGTGCGTCGTGAGCTCCTTGAAGGCAGATTGTTAGAAGTGTACTCCCATTCCTTTTCATTACCGGACGCCAATACGTACGCTATTATGAAATATCACCATGAAAAACAGAAGGAATTTTTAACATTTTTAAAAAGGTATTATATATAA
- a CDS encoding GNAT family N-acetyltransferase, with the protein MIFQRDSLLVRKLKDSDKTLLAKWLSNPTILQYYEGRDNPHNIELVTKHFFNVEDHYVTGCIVEYEGVEIGYIQYYPIEEEYKDKYGYNNRNEIVYGMDQFIGESSYWNRGIGTELVRGMVYYLINELKVDVIAMDPQAWNERAVACYEKCGFKKVKLMPKHEWHEGEYRDCWLVEYRRENK; encoded by the coding sequence ATGATTTTTCAACGTGATAGCTTATTAGTTAGAAAACTTAAAGACTCTGATAAAACATTGCTTGCGAAGTGGCTTTCTAATCCAACTATCCTACAATATTATGAAGGCCGTGATAATCCGCATAATATTGAATTAGTGACGAAACACTTTTTTAATGTGGAAGATCATTATGTTACAGGTTGTATTGTCGAATATGAAGGAGTTGAAATAGGATACATTCAATACTATCCAATTGAGGAAGAGTATAAAGACAAATATGGCTATAATAATCGTAATGAAATTGTTTATGGAATGGATCAATTCATTGGGGAGAGTTCTTATTGGAATAGAGGGATAGGTACTGAACTTGTCCGTGGGATGGTTTATTATTTAATAAATGAATTAAAGGTTGATGTTATCGCGATGGACCCACAAGCATGGAACGAACGAGCTGTTGCATGTTACGAAAAGTGTGGATTCAAAAAGGTTAAACTAATGCCAAAACATGAATGGCATGAAGGAGAATATAGAGATTGTTGGTTAGTAGAATATAGAAGAGAAAATAAATAA
- a CDS encoding siderophore ABC transporter substrate-binding protein: protein MKKWLSVLLFITVMTVLAACGTSNNTSGTANNGSGDNGNGDSGSEVATLTIEHELGTTEVSKSPEKVVVFDFGILDSLDQMDVEVAGVPQANIPPYLSKYEDSKYENVGSLKEPDFEKISEINPDLIIISGRQAESYDELSKIGPTIFLGVDTNDYLNSFTKNMETLGEIFEQEEFIQQQLATVKESIEALKEKATALNKNALIVLANEGNISAYGAGSRFGIIHDEFGFTPVDAGIEVSTHGMNVSFEYILEQDPDYLFVIDRGAAVAGESSAKQTVENAIVEKTKAYQNGNIVYLDPNYWYLSGGGLTSVQEMVKEIEGSIK from the coding sequence ATGAAAAAATGGTTAAGTGTTTTATTATTTATTACAGTTATGACAGTTTTAGCAGCATGTGGTACGTCTAACAATACATCTGGTACTGCTAACAACGGTAGTGGAGATAATGGAAATGGTGACAGTGGTTCTGAAGTAGCTACACTTACAATTGAGCACGAACTTGGAACAACGGAAGTAAGTAAAAGTCCTGAAAAAGTAGTCGTTTTTGATTTTGGTATTTTAGATTCTTTAGACCAAATGGATGTTGAAGTTGCAGGAGTTCCACAAGCGAACATCCCTCCGTACTTATCAAAATATGAAGATAGTAAATATGAAAATGTAGGTAGTTTAAAAGAGCCTGATTTTGAAAAAATTAGTGAAATTAACCCGGACTTAATTATTATCTCTGGAAGACAAGCAGAATCTTATGATGAGCTATCTAAAATTGGTCCAACTATATTTTTAGGTGTAGATACAAATGATTACTTAAACTCTTTCACTAAAAATATGGAAACATTAGGTGAGATTTTTGAACAAGAAGAATTTATTCAACAGCAGCTTGCTACTGTTAAAGAATCAATTGAAGCGTTAAAAGAGAAAGCAACAGCATTAAACAAAAATGCGTTAATCGTTTTAGCTAACGAAGGTAATATTAGTGCTTACGGAGCTGGTTCTAGATTTGGAATTATTCATGATGAATTCGGATTCACGCCAGTTGATGCGGGTATCGAAGTATCTACACACGGAATGAACGTTTCTTTCGAATACATTTTAGAACAAGATCCTGACTATTTATTCGTAATTGACCGTGGCGCAGCAGTTGCTGGTGAATCTTCCGCAAAACAAACAGTTGAAAATGCAATTGTAGAAAAAACAAAAGCATATCAGAACGGAAATATCGTATATTTAGACCCTAACTACTGGTACCTTTCTGGTGGAGGTTTAACATCCGTGCAAGAAATGGTAAAAGAAATTGAAGGCTCAATAAAATAA
- a CDS encoding citrate synthase/methylcitrate synthase codes for MVAAETKICDIDGENGKLIYRGYEIGELTKNYSFEEVAYLLWYGEIGEKHQLQQFNKDWKEYLDLTDTTKTIIDSLPPNMDLMGVIRTTISSLGTIEFNWKPSISQAMYLTAIVPSIIAYHTRRKKGLDYIPPNDCYGHVENFLYMLNGNVPDPAHVSALETYMILTMEHGMNASTFSARVTASTESDIVSAITSAIGTMKGPLHGGAPSGVIDLLNETAKLENIVEYIRTKILNGEKLMGFGHRVYKTHDPRAMALKEKLTKFVGKDEWLDLAMEVEQICIDQLNELKPGRSLYTNVEYYAAAIMKAIDFPPEMFTPTFTASRMVGWTAHVLEQAENNTIYRPQSIYVGK; via the coding sequence ATTGTAGCTGCAGAAACAAAAATATGCGATATCGATGGAGAGAACGGCAAATTAATTTATCGCGGATATGAGATTGGAGAACTAACTAAAAATTATTCATTTGAGGAAGTAGCTTACCTTTTATGGTACGGTGAAATAGGAGAAAAACACCAACTTCAACAGTTTAATAAGGACTGGAAGGAATATCTCGACTTAACAGACACAACAAAAACAATAATAGATTCTCTTCCTCCAAACATGGACTTAATGGGTGTGATTCGTACCACTATCTCATCCTTAGGGACGATAGAATTTAACTGGAAACCTTCCATCTCACAAGCAATGTATTTAACGGCAATTGTTCCTTCTATTATCGCGTATCATACTAGACGTAAAAAAGGTTTAGATTATATTCCTCCAAATGATTGTTACGGTCATGTTGAGAACTTTCTATACATGTTAAACGGTAACGTTCCCGACCCAGCACATGTTTCCGCTCTAGAGACGTATATGATATTAACGATGGAACATGGCATGAACGCATCTACTTTTTCGGCAAGAGTAACTGCCTCTACTGAATCAGATATCGTTTCTGCTATCACCTCTGCTATTGGGACGATGAAAGGACCGCTTCACGGTGGTGCACCTTCTGGAGTAATTGACCTACTAAATGAAACAGCCAAACTTGAAAACATAGTGGAGTATATTAGAACTAAAATATTAAATGGTGAAAAATTAATGGGCTTTGGTCATCGTGTTTATAAAACTCACGATCCGAGAGCCATGGCGTTAAAGGAGAAACTTACAAAATTTGTTGGTAAGGATGAATGGCTTGACCTTGCAATGGAAGTGGAACAAATATGTATTGACCAATTAAACGAATTAAAACCTGGACGCTCCTTATATACTAATGTGGAATATTATGCTGCTGCCATAATGAAGGCGATTGATTTTCCCCCAGAAATGTTCACTCCAACCTTTACCGCTAGTAGAATGGTAGGCTGGACCGCCCACGTACTTGAACAAGCCGAAAACAACACGATATACCGCCCTCAATCAATCTATGTTGGAAAGTAA
- a CDS encoding patatin-like phospholipase family protein, translated as MENVGLVLEGGGMRGVYTAGVLEYFMKENLYFPYSIGVSAGACMAASYLSRQAGRNKKVNLDYVNDWRYFSVRNYFKKRQLFGMDFIFDEIPKRIVPFDFDAFQNSNEQLVIGTTDCHTGEAVYFNKSDHAENILPIIRASSSLPFVAPPVHYDNRILLDGGIIDPIPIRKAQQDGKRKNIVILTKPAGYFKKPSKFSSFFQYKEFPKVNGLLQTRHSVYNETIEYLLEEEKKENVIVLRPSVALPVGRMERNRSKLEMLYELGMRDAEEQIGRIREFIQ; from the coding sequence ATGGAAAATGTTGGACTTGTACTTGAAGGTGGAGGAATGAGAGGGGTATATACAGCCGGAGTACTAGAGTACTTTATGAAAGAAAACCTTTACTTTCCTTATAGTATCGGAGTTTCTGCAGGTGCGTGTATGGCTGCTTCCTACCTATCTCGTCAAGCTGGTAGAAATAAAAAAGTTAATTTAGATTATGTCAATGATTGGCGATATTTCTCAGTTAGGAATTATTTTAAGAAGAGACAACTGTTCGGAATGGATTTTATTTTTGATGAAATCCCGAAAAGAATTGTCCCCTTTGATTTTGATGCATTCCAAAATAGTAATGAACAATTAGTAATCGGCACGACAGATTGTCATACCGGTGAAGCAGTCTATTTTAACAAAAGCGACCATGCAGAAAATATATTACCAATTATACGCGCATCTAGCTCTTTGCCTTTTGTTGCTCCGCCAGTGCATTACGATAATCGTATTTTACTAGACGGTGGAATAATTGATCCTATTCCAATTAGAAAAGCACAACAAGATGGTAAGCGAAAGAATATTGTTATATTAACAAAACCTGCTGGCTACTTTAAGAAACCAAGTAAGTTTTCGTCCTTTTTTCAATATAAAGAGTTTCCTAAAGTAAATGGCTTACTTCAAACACGCCATAGCGTTTATAACGAAACGATCGAATATTTATTGGAAGAAGAGAAAAAAGAGAATGTTATCGTATTACGGCCTAGTGTCGCCTTACCAGTTGGAAGAATGGAACGTAATCGAAGCAAATTAGAGATGTTATATGAACTAGGTATGCGTGATGCAGAAGAGCAGATTGGTAGGATAAGAGAGTTTATTCAATGA
- a CDS encoding exodeoxyribonuclease III: MKLISWNVNGLRACVTKGFLDYFHDVDADIFCIQESKLQEGQIDLPLEGYYQYWNYAEKKGYSGTAVFTKIKPISVRYGVGEEDTEPEGRILTLEYDDFYLVNMYTPNSQRDLARLPFRLQWEDNIRQYLKQLDQGKPVVLCGDLNVAHEDLDLKNFKSNRGNSGFTDEERGKMTELLKEGFIDSFRYFYPTKGDCYTWWSYMRNVRARNIGWRIDYFIVSESLKDRLVDADIHDQVLGSDHCPIQLTIKS; encoded by the coding sequence ATGAAATTAATATCTTGGAATGTCAACGGCTTAAGAGCTTGTGTAACAAAAGGTTTTCTTGACTATTTTCATGATGTAGACGCAGATATTTTTTGTATTCAAGAAAGTAAATTGCAAGAAGGTCAAATAGATTTACCACTAGAAGGCTATTACCAATATTGGAATTACGCAGAGAAAAAAGGTTATTCAGGAACAGCTGTTTTTACAAAAATAAAACCAATCTCCGTCCGTTACGGTGTGGGGGAGGAAGATACAGAGCCGGAAGGGAGAATACTTACGCTCGAATATGATGATTTTTATTTAGTTAATATGTATACACCAAATTCTCAACGAGACTTAGCGCGGTTACCATTCCGTTTACAATGGGAAGATAATATAAGACAATATTTAAAGCAACTTGATCAAGGGAAACCAGTCGTCCTTTGTGGAGATTTAAATGTCGCTCATGAAGACTTAGATTTAAAAAATTTCAAATCAAATAGGGGAAATTCAGGTTTCACCGATGAAGAAAGAGGGAAAATGACCGAGTTGTTAAAAGAGGGGTTCATCGATTCCTTCCGTTATTTCTATCCAACAAAAGGTGACTGTTATACGTGGTGGTCTTACATGAGAAATGTTAGAGCGAGAAATATAGGTTGGAGAATAGACTATTTTATTGTTTCAGAATCGTTAAAGGATAGATTAGTAGATGCTGATATTCATGATCAAGTATTAGGTAGCGATCATTGTCCTATTCAATTAACTATTAAGAGTTAA